One part of the Tindallia californiensis genome encodes these proteins:
- a CDS encoding NusG domain II-containing protein produces MKKKDIQLLMIILIVSIIGLAGARLNASENAATSQAVIFLNDEEYVRVPLEDPQVIVIDQGDKTNEIQVTQKGVSMLYSDCSSQYCLQQGEVTLENMDQRFLGAWIYCLHNKVSIQLLRGEE; encoded by the coding sequence ATGAAGAAAAAAGACATACAACTGCTAATGATTATTCTAATTGTTTCGATCATAGGATTAGCAGGGGCAAGGCTTAATGCCAGTGAAAATGCAGCGACGTCACAAGCTGTTATTTTTTTGAATGATGAAGAATACGTAAGGGTTCCTTTGGAAGATCCTCAAGTGATAGTGATTGATCAAGGAGACAAAACAAATGAAATCCAAGTGACCCAAAAGGGAGTTTCTATGCTTTACTCAGACTGTTCAAGTCAGTACTGTTTGCAACAGGGAGAAGTGACTTTAGAAAATATGGATCAGCGATTTTTAGGGGCGTGGATTTATTGCTTGCATAACAAGGTGTCGATTCAGTTACTTAGAGGTGAGGAATAA
- a CDS encoding flavocytochrome c, giving the protein MYTKRKGLAVLLCLLLAFTLIGCQSDSAESGQSDEGAEALFTAGTYIGEADGHNGPIVVEVTVSESEITAVEITSHNESAGITDAALERIPQGVLDSQSLAVDAVSGATVTSDAILEAITDALSQAGADIATLQVAGEREAKESVAIELTTDVVVIGGGGAGLAAAVTAHDHGSEVLVLEKMPRLGGNTILSGGALNASESPRQEAQGIEDSVELHFTQTFEGGDELGNPDLVQILVENAYPGVEWLESMGMEFEEEVFTVLGGLWPRAHKPSKPLGTGFIETYQNYIDEHDGIEAMLDTEVLELVVEDGAVVGVIAKGLDGEVVVHANKGVVLATGGFAMNNEMLNEFNKSWPDLGDVMSTNHPGATGDGHVMAEAIGANLIGMEHLQLLPLGDPNSGSLSGNIEQGVENRIFVNKDGNRFVDEGARRDVMTKALLEQEDAWLWVVLDAKNYPTEETTNNFNETIEELIAQERAFKGDTLEELAKQIDVDPENLVKAVEEFNRVVEEGGPDEFGRTLFDTPIDTPPFYAGPRVPTVHHTMGGVEINEYAQVISADGSIIPGLYAAGEVTGGIHGSNRLGGNALADILVFGRIAGESAANQR; this is encoded by the coding sequence ATGTATACAAAAAGAAAGGGCTTGGCCGTTTTGCTCTGCTTATTGCTTGCTTTTACTCTGATTGGTTGTCAAAGTGATTCAGCCGAATCAGGTCAAAGTGATGAAGGTGCAGAAGCGTTATTTACAGCAGGGACTTATATCGGTGAAGCAGATGGTCACAACGGACCAATTGTTGTTGAAGTAACGGTTTCGGAATCTGAAATTACGGCAGTGGAAATTACGAGCCACAACGAGAGTGCAGGCATTACGGATGCCGCTCTGGAAAGAATTCCTCAGGGTGTGTTAGACAGCCAGTCCTTAGCCGTTGATGCGGTTTCTGGTGCGACGGTTACAAGCGATGCGATTCTGGAAGCGATTACCGATGCATTAAGTCAGGCTGGTGCTGATATTGCAACTCTTCAAGTAGCTGGAGAACGAGAAGCAAAAGAAAGCGTAGCGATTGAACTCACCACAGATGTGGTCGTTATTGGCGGTGGTGGTGCTGGATTAGCGGCGGCTGTCACAGCTCACGACCATGGTTCGGAGGTTCTTGTGTTGGAGAAAATGCCTCGTCTAGGTGGCAACACTATATTATCTGGCGGTGCTCTTAATGCTTCTGAATCTCCGCGACAGGAAGCACAAGGGATTGAGGACTCAGTGGAGCTTCATTTTACCCAGACTTTTGAAGGAGGAGATGAACTGGGAAATCCTGATTTAGTTCAAATCCTTGTCGAAAATGCCTATCCTGGTGTTGAATGGCTGGAGAGTATGGGCATGGAGTTTGAAGAAGAGGTGTTTACCGTTCTTGGTGGGTTATGGCCTCGGGCACATAAACCTTCAAAACCATTGGGAACCGGATTTATAGAAACGTATCAGAACTATATTGACGAACATGACGGTATTGAAGCAATGCTGGATACTGAAGTCCTGGAATTGGTTGTGGAAGACGGGGCTGTGGTAGGTGTCATTGCTAAGGGACTGGATGGAGAGGTAGTGGTTCATGCCAATAAAGGCGTTGTGTTAGCGACTGGTGGATTTGCCATGAACAATGAGATGTTAAATGAGTTTAATAAAAGCTGGCCGGATCTTGGTGACGTAATGAGTACCAATCATCCAGGTGCTACTGGTGACGGTCATGTAATGGCGGAAGCCATCGGAGCCAATTTGATTGGTATGGAACACCTTCAATTACTTCCTCTTGGAGATCCGAACTCTGGAAGCCTTAGTGGAAATATAGAGCAAGGCGTAGAAAATCGAATTTTTGTCAATAAAGATGGGAACCGGTTTGTCGATGAAGGGGCAAGACGGGATGTTATGACAAAAGCTTTACTGGAGCAGGAAGATGCATGGTTGTGGGTAGTGCTGGACGCAAAAAATTATCCTACAGAGGAAACCACGAATAATTTTAATGAAACCATTGAAGAATTGATTGCTCAGGAAAGAGCCTTTAAGGGAGATACTCTTGAAGAATTAGCAAAACAGATTGATGTGGATCCTGAAAACTTAGTTAAGGCCGTTGAAGAATTTAACCGGGTAGTAGAAGAAGGAGGACCGGATGAGTTTGGACGAACTCTTTTTGATACACCTATAGATACACCACCATTTTATGCAGGACCACGAGTTCCGACAGTTCATCACACCATGGGTGGAGTGGAAATTAACGAATATGCGCAGGTAATCAGTGCTGACGGAAGCATCATCCCTGGTCTCTATGCAGCAGGTGAAGTAACCGGAGGAATTCATGGAAGTAACCGGTTAGGCGGAAATGCGTTGGCCGATATTCTTGTCTTTGGGCGAATTGCAGGAGAAAGTGCAGCAAATCAACGTTAA
- a CDS encoding Gx transporter family protein, translated as MRAHKIAVLGVLTGVALILGYVERLIPVFSAMPGIKLGLSNTVLLYALYIMNWKEAMTLMVLKVVLSGLLFAGLSGALYGFSGGLLSLMFMILIQRSDGFSIVGVSMVGAVFHNIGQIGMAMLVVQTKGLLLYLPVLIISGAITGMLTGMIAQNVLKGLKTCHP; from the coding sequence ATGAGGGCACACAAAATAGCTGTGTTAGGAGTATTGACAGGGGTAGCGCTTATTTTAGGTTACGTAGAGCGGTTAATCCCTGTTTTTTCAGCCATGCCAGGCATTAAGCTGGGTTTATCAAATACGGTATTGCTATATGCTTTATACATCATGAACTGGAAAGAGGCTATGACATTAATGGTATTAAAAGTAGTTTTGAGTGGCTTGTTATTTGCTGGACTGTCAGGAGCCTTGTATGGTTTTTCTGGTGGATTGCTAAGTTTGATGTTCATGATCCTTATACAACGGAGCGATGGTTTCAGCATTGTAGGAGTCAGCATGGTAGGTGCTGTTTTTCATAATATTGGTCAAATAGGGATGGCCATGCTTGTTGTCCAGACGAAGGGACTTCTTTTGTACCTGCCGGTACTGATCATATCAGGAGCAATTACTGGTATGTTAACAGGAATGATTGCACAAAACGTACTGAAGGGATTAAAAACGTGTCACCCATAA
- a CDS encoding patatin-like phospholipase family protein, whose product MTIPNQPLKNNIQDTALIFEGGGMRASYSSGLLHHLLENHLYFDYVAGISAGASCSVNYLSRDQERSKRSFVDIVKDPHFGGWKSFLTGEGYFRAQYIYEKTPYPNAALPFDFQQFNRNPAQLRIGAFEMKTGMMKYFSRQDIQSLQDLMKIVRASSSLPIFMPPAIFKEVPYVDGGLSGGIPLEVAKQDGYNRFFVILTRPKGYRKAPVKHKRIAKTFYRNYPQVAEAMLHRHQLYNQTLEELEDLQRDGKAFLVYPDEMPVSNMEKNYTKLKRSYSLGYQQGKRDVSLWKQFCEPSI is encoded by the coding sequence GTGACGATCCCAAATCAACCTCTTAAAAATAACATACAAGATACCGCTCTTATTTTTGAGGGCGGCGGCATGCGTGCCAGTTATTCTTCTGGTTTATTGCATCATTTACTTGAGAATCATCTGTATTTTGATTATGTGGCCGGTATTTCTGCCGGAGCCAGTTGTAGTGTCAATTACCTTTCCAGAGATCAAGAGCGGAGCAAGCGATCCTTTGTGGATATTGTAAAAGATCCTCATTTTGGCGGCTGGAAATCTTTCCTGACAGGCGAGGGCTATTTTCGAGCACAGTATATTTATGAAAAAACACCTTACCCGAACGCCGCACTTCCCTTTGATTTTCAACAGTTCAATCGCAATCCGGCTCAGCTTCGCATTGGAGCTTTTGAAATGAAGACTGGCATGATGAAATATTTCTCACGACAGGATATCCAGTCATTGCAAGATCTGATGAAAATTGTCCGAGCCTCTTCTTCCTTGCCCATCTTTATGCCCCCTGCCATTTTTAAGGAGGTTCCGTATGTTGATGGTGGGCTAAGTGGAGGAATCCCGTTGGAAGTAGCTAAGCAGGACGGGTATAACCGTTTTTTTGTTATCTTGACCCGCCCTAAGGGGTATCGCAAAGCACCTGTGAAGCATAAACGCATTGCCAAAACCTTCTACCGAAACTACCCGCAAGTAGCGGAAGCAATGCTTCATCGACATCAGCTTTACAACCAAACGCTGGAAGAATTAGAAGATTTACAACGAGATGGTAAAGCTTTTTTAGTCTATCCAGACGAAATGCCCGTCTCTAACATGGAAAAAAATTACACTAAGTTAAAACGAAGTTATTCCTTAGGCTACCAACAAGGAAAGCGAGATGTTTCCCTGTGGAAACAGTTCTGCGAACCATCCATTTAA
- a CDS encoding MerR family transcriptional regulator, with translation MSFSIGQVSRIFGFTRQAVRFYEEKGLISPTKDKNGWRYYDEDDIARLISARKYLAMGYKITEVVEQFTNSTPESIAKTLDEKHRMMSKEIERLKVLADTVDDYRGKIRQLNQSIGVFSIRYSPPLSLFYSQPDNQLQDERIPDTMAWVDALPVSKITAFYRVKKDNQYFIMERQHKGFSIEQTYADQYGLRHLETTQFLSGQLCANVVLTVQSKDIASLHVEKDALSFFEEIGLEIRGNPWGQIIFSDCRQSKPGAKRVYRQYIDLWIPVKKSK, from the coding sequence ATGAGTTTTTCAATTGGTCAAGTATCTCGGATTTTTGGTTTTACTCGTCAGGCGGTACGATTCTATGAAGAAAAAGGCCTTATCAGTCCAACAAAGGATAAAAATGGATGGCGTTATTACGATGAAGACGATATTGCACGATTGATCAGTGCGCGAAAGTATTTGGCCATGGGTTATAAAATTACAGAGGTGGTAGAACAATTTACAAATTCAACACCGGAATCCATCGCTAAGACTTTGGATGAAAAACATAGGATGATGAGCAAAGAGATAGAACGTTTAAAGGTTTTAGCGGATACGGTAGATGATTATCGTGGAAAGATAAGGCAATTGAATCAATCGATAGGAGTCTTTTCGATTCGCTACTCACCGCCTTTATCTCTGTTTTACAGCCAGCCTGATAATCAACTGCAAGATGAACGAATACCGGATACCATGGCATGGGTAGATGCACTGCCTGTTTCAAAAATAACAGCTTTTTACCGTGTTAAGAAAGACAATCAGTATTTTATAATGGAACGGCAACACAAGGGCTTTTCCATTGAACAAACTTATGCCGATCAATATGGCTTACGCCATTTGGAAACAACCCAGTTTCTTTCCGGACAGCTTTGCGCTAATGTTGTGCTGACGGTACAAAGTAAAGATATCGCATCTTTGCATGTTGAAAAAGATGCGTTATCTTTTTTTGAAGAAATAGGTCTGGAGATAAGAGGTAATCCCTGGGGACAGATTATCTTCTCGGATTGCAGACAATCAAAACCAGGGGCAAAGAGGGTTTATAGACAATATATTGACTTGTGGATACCCGTGAAAAAATCGAAATAA